GCGCCGCGGTCACCGCGCCCGACGGGAGCGAACCACGTCGGCGATCAGGCGGATGTGCTCGGGCCCCGAGCCGCAGCAGGCGCCCACGATGCTGCAGCCGACGTCGAGGAGCGCGGGGTAGTCCTTGGCCATCGCCTCGGGCCCGAGCTCGTAGGTCGTCCGGCCCCCGGTGGTGATCGGCAGGCCCGCATTCGGATACGCGATCAGCGGCACGTCGGTGACCTGGCGCATCTCGCGGATGATCACGATGGCCCGGTCCGGTCCGCGCCCGCAGTTCATGCCCACCACGTCCGCCCCCGCGTCGATGAGCTGGCGGGCCACGTCGGCCGGGCTCTCGCCCCACATGGTCCGATCGCGGTCGTGCAGCTCCTCGTACTGGAAGAACATGGTCGCCGACACCGGCAGGTCCGCGACCGCCTTGCAGGCCCGGATCGCCGCGATCGCCTCCTGCGGGAACATCATGGTCTCGACCGCGAAGCAATCCACCCCGCCCTCGGCGAGGGCCAGGGCCTGCTCCCGGAACGCCTCGAAGTACTCCTCGTCGGTCGCCACGTTCTCGCCGACGCCGTAGTCCACCGGCAGGTAGCTCGTCGGCCCGATGGAGCCCGCGATGTAGCCGCCGCCCGGACACACGGAGCGGGCGAGGCGCGCGCCCTTCTCGTTCAGCTCGCGGGTGCGCGCGCCCATGTCGTGGCCGTAGCGCTCGTCGTACTCGTGCAGCTTGAGCGCGGTGCCCCCGAAGGTGTTGGTCTCGACCAGCTGCGAGCCCGCCTCGAAGTAGCCGCGGTGGATGCCGCGGACGACGTCGGGGTGCGTGTCGTTCCACAGCTCGGGACAGTGACCGTCCCCGAGGCCGGCGTCGAACAGCGCGGTGCCGTAGCCGCCGTCGAACACGAGGCGCTCGCCGGCCCGGACACGATCGACGATCTCCCAGCCGAGGGCCCGCGCCGCCATCAGGCGTTCACCGGCACGCCGAGCAGCTCCTTGGCCCGGACCACCGCCAGCGTGGAGTCCTTGGCGTAGCCGTCGGCGCCGATCTCGTCGGCGTAGGCCTGGTTGACCGGCGCGCCGCCGATCATCACCTTCACCCGCTCGCGGAGGCCCGCCTTCTCCAGGGCGTCGATGGTGCGCTTCATCGCGGGCATGGTGGTGGTCATGAGGGCGGAGATGCCGACGATCTGGGCGTCGTGCTCCTTCACTGCGGCCACGAACTTCTCGGGCGCGACGTCGCGCCCCAGGTTGACCACCTTGAAGCCCGCGCCCTCGAGCATCATCGCCACCAGGTTCTTGCCGATGTCGTGGAGGTCCCCCTGCGCGGTGCCGATGACCACCACGCCGAGGTTCTGGCCCTCTCCGCCCGCCCGCGTGATGAGCGGCTTCAGCAGGTCGAGGCCCGCGTACATCGCCCGCGCAGACAGCAGCACCTGAGGCACGTAGTACTCGTTGCGGCGGAATTTCTCGCCGACCACGTCCATGCCCGGGATGAGCCCGCGGAAGATCAGGTCCTTCGGGTCCATGCAGAGGTCGAGGCCTTCCCGGGTCTTCTTGGCCACCGTGTCCTTGTCGCCGAGGATCAGGGCCCGCGCCATCGTCGGATAGTCGAAGGGCTCGGCGGTCAACGCTTCACCGTGCTGTAGCCGCCCTTCTGCCAGGCGGTCATCCCGCCGATGACATTGTGGAAGTTGGTGAGCCCGGCGCGGCTCAGCGCGCTGATCACCGTGCTCGAGCGCAGCCCGCCCGCGCACAGCACCGCCTTGGGGCGGCCGTCGGGCACCAGGTCCTTGCGGGCCAGCGCCTCGGACATGGGCACGTGCAGCGCGCCGTCGATGTGCCCCTCGTCCCACTCCGACAGCTCCCGCACGTCGATGACCACCAGATCGGCCCGCTCGTCCTTCATGGTCGCCAGATCGTGCACCGAGATCTGCGGCACCCGCTCGACGGGCAGGCCCTGGCTCTTCCACTCGGTCATGCCCCACTGCAGGTGCCCGGCGATCGTGTCGAGGCCGATGCGCGAGAGTCCCTGCACCGCGCGGTCGAGGTCGGTCGGACTGGCCACCACCAGCGCCACCGGCGCCTCTGCGGGCACGAACAGCCCCACCCGATTGGCGAACTGCGGGCTCTCGATCCACACGTTGATCGCGCCGCGGATGTGCGCGTCGCCGAACTCCTCGGGGCTACGCACGTCGAGCACGTAGGCGCCCTTGTCCACGGCCTCGCGGGTCTGCGCGGCCGAGAGCGGACGCGGCGGGCCGGTCGGCGGCAGGGCCTGTGCCCGATTGCGCGCGATGATCCGATCGAAGTTGGGCGGCTTGGGCGGCAGGCCGGACATGAGCTTGCGGACGAAGTCCTCGACCCCGCTCGCCTGCAGCGCGGCGTTGAAGCGCCGCTCGAAGCCGATGGTCGTGGCGGTCTTGCTCGACATGGCCCGCCCGCAGCTCGAGCCGGCGCCGTGCGCGGGGTACACCTCCACGCTATCGGGCAGACCCAGGAGCCGCTCGGTGAGGCTCGCGTACAGACGGGCCGCCGCCTGCTCGCCGCCGAAATCCGGGCGGCCCACGTCGCCCACGAAGAGGGTGTCGCCGGTGAGCACGAACCAGGGCTCGCGGCCGCGGCTCAGATCGGTCACGAGCAGCGCGATGCTGTCCGGGGTGTGGCCGGGCGTGTGGATGACCTGCAGGGCCACGCGGCCCACGCGCAGCTCGTGACCATGCTCCACCGGGTCGTGCGCGAACGCGGCGTTGGCCGCCGGATGGATGTGGATGCGCGCGCCGGTCTTCGCCGAGAGCGCCTGATTGCCCGAGACGTGGTCGGCGTGGACGTGCGTCTCGATGATGTCGGTGATCGTGAGCCCCTTCTTGCGAGCCATGGCCACGTAGTCATCCACCCGGTCGCGGGCGGGGTCCACGATCACGCCCTGGCCGGCCTGCGAGCAGCCGATCAGGTACGAGAGACAGCCCGCTTCCTCGTTGAGAACTTGCTGAAAGATCACGTCGGAAGTATGCCACAGGCCCCGGAGGGGACGCCACGTCGCCGACCGGGCAACCGGGTATTTAAATGACGCAGCCGTGCCATGCTTGACGGGATGCACGGAACCCGGCCGACGCTCGCGGCTCTCATCACGGTGCTGGCCCTGGCGCTCACGGGCTGCGCTGCGCGGATGACCCCGCCCTATTCCGACGCCGAGCGGGCTCGCGTCGACGAGTACGAGCGGGCGGCACAGCGCGTGTTGACCTCGCGCGAGATCGCGGGCCGGCCGCCGTCGGTGCAGGTCGGGTCCGACCCGGCTCTGATCAACGCCGGCCATCCTGCCGCCTACTACCAGCGCCGCACCGCCCTGGCCGGCATCGGTCGGCCCGGGGCCATCGTGGTTAACCGGCCCGTGCTGGCCGAGGACTACATCGCCCAGGCGGTGCTGAGCCACGAGCTGGCCCACTTCGTCCTGGGTCACACGGACGACCGCTGCCGGGATCGGCAGCACGAGTGCGAGGTCGAGGCCTACGTGGCCAGCGTCGAGCTGCTCATGACCGGGTGGGGCCACAGCTACCCGGACGCCGTCCGGCTCCAATACGCCTACCTCAAGAGCGTGGTCCTTGCGGTCCAGCGCGGTGACGCCACCGTCGCCCGGGGTCACGTCGACCCGTGCCGCGAGCTGCAGGAGTTCTCGGCCCGCTTCCAGACCACCGCGAGCTGCGACTGAGCCCTGCGCGTGCGTCGATTCTGCCCGGCCGGATGCGAAGTTGCGAGCGACCGGTGTGTCCAATTCCCGCCGCTTGACCGGGTTCCGGCTGCTAAACTAGGATCTGCGAATCGAACCGTTCGACCGGGAGAACCACCGCCTGCATGGAGGCCTCGGTGAAGGCAAAAGGCGCCGATTGAAGATCAAGGTGCTCGGGACGTTCGGAAGCGAAGGCCAGGGGCAGCGGCCTTCCGCCTTCCTGGTCGACGAACGGGTCCTGGTCGACGCGGGCACCGTGGGCGGCGCGCTCTCGGTGCCCGAGCAGATCGAGATCCAGCACGCGCTCCTGACCCACGCCCACCTCGATCACACCGCGGGCCTCGCCTTCCTGACCGACACCCTGGCGATGGTCGCCGCCGACCGGCGCGTCATCGCCTCGAGCATCGCCCCCGTGGTCGATTCGCTGCGCACCCACGCCTTCAACGACGTGCTCTGGCCCGACTTCACCAACATCCCGTCCGCGGACCAGGCGGTGCTCGGATTCCGCACCCTGCCGG
This Candidatus Methylomirabilota bacterium DNA region includes the following protein-coding sequences:
- a CDS encoding homocysteine S-methyltransferase family protein, producing MAARALGWEIVDRVRAGERLVFDGGYGTALFDAGLGDGHCPELWNDTHPDVVRGIHRGYFEAGSQLVETNTFGGTALKLHEYDERYGHDMGARTRELNEKGARLARSVCPGGGYIAGSIGPTSYLPVDYGVGENVATDEEYFEAFREQALALAEGGVDCFAVETMMFPQEAIAAIRACKAVADLPVSATMFFQYEELHDRDRTMWGESPADVARQLIDAGADVVGMNCGRGPDRAIVIIREMRQVTDVPLIAYPNAGLPITTGGRTTYELGPEAMAKDYPALLDVGCSIVGACCGSGPEHIRLIADVVRSRRAR
- a CDS encoding corrinoid protein, with amino-acid sequence MTAEPFDYPTMARALILGDKDTVAKKTREGLDLCMDPKDLIFRGLIPGMDVVGEKFRRNEYYVPQVLLSARAMYAGLDLLKPLITRAGGEGQNLGVVVIGTAQGDLHDIGKNLVAMMLEGAGFKVVNLGRDVAPEKFVAAVKEHDAQIVGISALMTTTMPAMKRTIDALEKAGLRERVKVMIGGAPVNQAYADEIGADGYAKDSTLAVVRAKELLGVPVNA
- a CDS encoding rhodanese-like domain-containing protein; the encoded protein is MIFQQVLNEEAGCLSYLIGCSQAGQGVIVDPARDRVDDYVAMARKKGLTITDIIETHVHADHVSGNQALSAKTGARIHIHPAANAAFAHDPVEHGHELRVGRVALQVIHTPGHTPDSIALLVTDLSRGREPWFVLTGDTLFVGDVGRPDFGGEQAAARLYASLTERLLGLPDSVEVYPAHGAGSSCGRAMSSKTATTIGFERRFNAALQASGVEDFVRKLMSGLPPKPPNFDRIIARNRAQALPPTGPPRPLSAAQTREAVDKGAYVLDVRSPEEFGDAHIRGAINVWIESPQFANRVGLFVPAEAPVALVVASPTDLDRAVQGLSRIGLDTIAGHLQWGMTEWKSQGLPVERVPQISVHDLATMKDERADLVVIDVRELSEWDEGHIDGALHVPMSEALARKDLVPDGRPKAVLCAGGLRSSTVISALSRAGLTNFHNVIGGMTAWQKGGYSTVKR